A window of Gallaecimonas kandeliae genomic DNA:
ATCAATCCCGAAGAAAGGGACGACGTGGTCAAAGGGCAGGACGATGTTGACGACCTGCTGTCCAGTTTGGGTTTCTAAAGGAGCCGATTGATGAGCTTCGAGTTGGACGAAGACATCCTGCAGGACTTTCTGGTCGAGGCCGGCGAGATCCTGGAATTACTCTCAGAGCAGTTGGTGGAGCTGGAAAAGCGGCCCCAGGACAGCGATCTGCTGAACGCCATCTTCCGCGGTTTCCATACCGTCAAGGGTGGCGCCGGCTTCCTTGGCCTGAGCAACCTGGTGGATGTCTGCCATGGCGCCGAGAACGTCTTCGACCTCTTGAGGAACGGCCAGCGCCATGTCAATGCCGAGCTGATGGACGTGGTGCTGGCGGCCCTGGACACCATCAACGAGATGTTCGCCCTCATTCAGGAGCGCATCATCCCAGGCCCGGCCGACGAGACCCTGCTGGCTGGCCTGCATCGCCTCTGCGAGGAAGAGCAGGCCCAGGCCAGCGCCCCCGCGGCGGCGGTTGAGGCCCCGGCCGAGCCCGAAGCCATGCCGGTCGACCCCTCTGAAGTCTCATCCGGCGGCATCGACGAGATCACCGACGCCGAATTCGAAGCCCTGCTCGACGAGCTGCACGGCTCCAGCAAGGGCCCCTCCAGCGCAGAGGCCGCCCCTGCCACACCGGCGGCCGAAGCGCCGTCTTCTGCGCCATCCAGTGACGAGATCACCGACGACGAATTCGAAGCCCTGCTGGACCAGCTCCACGGCAAGGGCCAGTTCGGCGGTGCCGTGGATGACAAGGCCACCGAAGCCCCGGCCGAGGCGCCAAAGGCCGAGGACAAGGCCACCGCAGCCAAGGGTGGCGGCGATCTCATCAACGACGACGAATTCGAAGCCTTGCTGGACCAGCTGCACGGCAAGGGCAAGGGCCCTTCCGTCGACACGCCGGCCCCGGCCCGTGCTGACAAGGCCCCGGCCCCTGTCGCCAAGGCCGACACCCCGGCCCCGGCCGGCGTCGCCAGCCCGCCGCCCGAAACCACGGTGCGGGTGGACACCAAGAAGCTCGACGAGATCATGAACATGGTCGGCGAGCTGGTGCTGGTGCGTAACCGCCTGCTCTCTATCGGCCTCAACGCCGACGACGATGAGCTGTCCAAGGCGGTGGCCAACCTGGACGTGGTAACAGGGGATCTGCAGGGCGCCGTCATGCAGACCCGCATGCAGCCCATCAAGAAGGTGTTCGGCCGCTTCCCGCGGGTGGTGCGCGACCTTGCCCGCAGCCTCAAGAAGGACATCAACCTGGAGTTGGTGGGGGAAGAGACGGATCTGGACAAGAACCTGGTGGAGGCCCTGGCCGACCCCCTGGTGCACCTGGTGCGCAACGCCGTCGACCACGGCATAGAGATGCCCGACGCCCGCGCCAGCAGCGGCAAGCCGCGCAACGGCACCATAGTGCTGTCGGCCAGCCAGGAAGGGGACCATATCCTCTTGTCCATCACCGATGACGGTGCCGGCATGGACCCTGAGAAGCTCAAGGCCATCGCCATAGAGCGGGGCGTGCTGGACCAGGATGCGGCCGCCCGCATGTCCGACGAAGAGGCCTATAACCTCATCTTCGCCCCCGGTTTCTCCACCAAGAAGGAGATCTCCGACATCTCCGGCCGTGGCGTGGGCATGGACGTGGTCAAGACCAAGATCAGCCAGCTCAACGGCTCCATCCACATCGATTCCGCCAAGGGCGAGGGCACCCGCCTCACCATCAAGGTGCCCCTGACCCTGGCCATACTGCCGACCTTGATGGTGCTGGTGGGCAAGCAGACCTTTGCCTTCCCCCTGGCCACGGTCAACGAGATCTTCCACCTGGATCTGTCCAACACCAACGTGGTGGACGGCCAGCTCACCGTCATAGTGCGGGACAAGGCCATACCGCTCTTCTACCTCGACAGCTGGCTGGTCAGGGGCAGCCTGCGCGAGCGCCGCAAGGGCCAGGGCCATGTGGTGATCATCCAGCAGGGCTCCATGCAGGTGGGCTTCGTGGTGGATGGCCTCATCGGCCAGGAAGAAGTGGTGATCAAGCCCTTGGGCCAGATGCTCCAAGGCACCCCCGGCATGGCCGGCGCCACCATCACCTCCGATGGCGGCATCGCCCTGATTTTGGATGTACCGGCGCTGCTCAAGCGCTATGCCCGTAAGATGTAAAGGGAAAACCTATGCCGATCCGTGTACTGGTGGTAGATGACTCCAGTTTCTTTCGCCGCCGGGTGTCAGAGATCCTGACTTCCGACCGCGATATCGAGGTCATAGATACCGCCATCAACGGCAAGGACGCCGTAGAAAAGGCCAAGGCATTGCGGCCTGATGTGATCACCATGGATATCGAGATGCCGGTCATGGACGGCATATCGGCGGTACGCGAGATCATGCTCGCCAACCCCACGCCCATTCTGATGTTCAGCTCCCTGACCCACGACGGCGCCAAGGCCACCCTGGACGCCCTGGATGCCGGGGCCCTGGACTTCCTGCCCAAGCGTTTCGAGGACATAGCCCGGGATCGCAACGACGCCGTGGCCACCCTGCTGACCCGGGTCAAGACCCTGGCCAACCGCCGTGGCCTCAGCCTCATCAAGGCCCGCCAGCTGCGCAGCGCCACCCCGACCATCGCCAAGCCCGAACCGGCTCCCCTGCCTGTCCGCAGCGCCGGTGAGCGGGAAGCCCCGGCACCGCGCCGGCGCCGCACTGCGCCCTACAAGCTGCTGGCCATCGGCTGTTCCACCGGCGGCCCCGTGGCGCTACAGCAGATCCTGACCCGGCTGCCCGCCAACTTCCCGCTGCCCATAGTCCTTATCCAGCACATGCCCGGCACCTTCACCACCGCCTTCGCCCAGCGCCTCGACGGCCTCTGCCAGATCAAGGTCAAGGAAGCCGAGAACGGTGACCGTCTCCAGGCCGGCGTCGCCTACCTGGCTCCCGGCGGCAAGCAGATGCTGGTGGAAGGGGCGCCCAGCGCCATGCGCCTCAAGGTGATGGAAGGCCCGGCCTCCCTGGTCTACAAACCCTCGGTGGACATCACCTTCGCCTCTGCGGCCAAGGTCACGGGGGACGTGCTGTCGGTGATCCTCACCGGCATGGGCGCGGACGGCCGCGACGGCGCCCGCCTGCTCAAGGCCCAGGGCGCCACCCTCTTTGCCCAGGACGAAGCCAGCTGCGTGGTCTACGGCATGCCCCAGGCGGTGACCGCCGCCGGCCTGAGCGACGAGTCCATCAGCCTGGAACGCATCGCCGGGCGCATCCTCGCCGAGATCGGCCATGGATAGACTGGCCCTGCCCGCCGTGCTGCTGGGGCTGGGAGTCATACTCCTGGCCCTCTGGCTCGAGGGCGGCCAACTGGCCAGCCTGCTCAACGGGCCGGCCTTGCTGATCGTGGTCGGGGGCTCCCTGGTGGCCACCCTGGCCCAATGCCCCTGGGGGCGCTTCCAGCGCTGGCTGACGCTTTGCCGCTGGCTGGCCTCGCCGCCGCGCCAGGATCTTGACGGCCTCTCCGACAACCTCCAGTTCTGGAGCCAGCAGTGCCGCAACCAGGGGCTGCTTGCCCTGGAAGAGGTGTCGGACGATTATCCCGATCCCTTCGTGCGCAAGGGCCTGCAACTGCTGGTGGACGGTGCCCCGCCGGAGCAACTGCGCGATCTCCTTGAAAGCGACCTCTACCTGCAGCAGGACGGCGACTACAAGGCCGCCGACATCTTCCAGATGATGGGCGGCTATGCCCCCACCATGGGCATCCTCGGCGCCGTGCTGGGGTTGATCCAGGCCATGGGCCAGCTCACCAACCCCGAGGCCCTGGGCTCCGGTATCGCCACCGCCTTCGTCGCCACCATCTACGGTGTGGCCTTCGCCAACCTCATCTTCCTGCCCCTGGGCGGCCGGCTCCACGCCATCATAGATGCGCGCAGCCGTTACCAGGAGGCGGCCATCGTCGGCCTGATGTCCCTGGGCCTCGGTGAGCATCCGGCCAAGGTGGCCATGAAGCTGCAGAGCTACCAGGACCACTGAGATGTACCGCTACCGGCGCCAGCACAGGGTCAGCCACAAGGAGCACAGCCATCGCTGGCTGGTCTCCTATGCCGATTACATGACCCTGATGTTCGCCCTCTTCGTGGTGCTCTACGCCTTCGTGCTCCTGGAAAAGGACGAGTACCGGGAAGTGGTTTCCAACCTGGAGCAGGCCATCAAGAAGGTGGCCAGGCCCTATCCCAAGGACGGGGCGCCAAAGGAAGCCTTGCAGGGCAACACCGGCGGCCAGGCCATGCTGCCGGACGGCGCCGGCCTCCTTGACGGCGGCGAGAAGCTCAAAGAAGAGGGCAAGGGGCGGCAGGCGGCCGACGACGGCCTGCTGGCCGAGGCGCCTCGCCAGCAGCTGGGGGTGCCTTTGCCGGACTTGGCGAAAAAGCTGGAAACGGCCTTGGACGGCAACCAGGCCCTGGCTGGCGCCAAGCTCAAGCTGGGGGAGCGCTGGCTGACCTTGGAGCTGCCCGACAGCCTGCTCTTCTCCCAGGCCAGCGCCACCTTGCAGAAACCGGCACGAGACTTGCTTTCCTCCCTGGCACCGGCCCTGAAGGGCGCCAACAACTACATCCGGGTGAGGGGCTATACCGACAGCGCCCCCATCAGCGACGCCCTCTTCCCCTCGAACTGGGAACTGTCGGCGAGCCGGGCCGCCGCCGTGTTGCGGGAGCTGGTGGCCCTGGGGGTAGAGGCGCCCAGACTGGCCCTGGAAGGCTACGGCGCCTTTGGCCAGGAAGATGGCCTGGGCCAAGCCGAGCGGCGCCGGGTAGTGCTGGCCCTGTCGGTGTACGGCTGGCAAAAACCCCGGCCCCAAGCCAAGGTGACCAAGGCCAAGGCTGGGGAGCCTGAAATCAAAGAGATAAGCCTGCCCGGTGGCGGCATCCGCATCACCACCAGGCCGGACAATTGAGGCGATGAGAACAGCGTGAATATCTGGACTGTTGCAAACCAGAAGGGTGGGGTCGGCAAGACCACCACCACAGTCACCCTGGGGGCCTTGCTGGCCGCCAGGGGCGAACCTGTGCTGCTCATCGATATGGATCCCCATGCCTCCCTCACCAGCTATTTCGGCAAGACCCCCGAAGAGCTGCAGGCTACCCTTTTCGACCTGCTCTCTGCCCAGCAGCTGACTCCGGCCCTGATCGACAAGGCCACGGTAGAAGTGGGCCAGAACCTCTTCATGTGGCCGGCGGCCATGGAACTGGCCACCCTGGACCGGCAGCTCGGCAGCCGCGAGGGCCTGGGGCTGCTGCTCAAACAGTTGCTGGGCAAGCTGGACGGCCTCTATGCCCATGTGCTCATCGACTGCCCGCCCGTGCTGGGGGTGCTGATGGTCAACGCCCTGGCCGCCTGCCAGCGGGTGCTGGTGCCGGTACAGACCGAGTTCCTGGCCATCAAGGGCCTGGAAAGGATGCTGCGCACCTTGTCCATGATGGAGAAATCCCTCAAGGGCGAACGCCTGGTCAGCATCATCCCGACCATGTTCGACAAGCGTACCCGCGCCTCCCTGGACGCCCTCCAGGAGCTGCACCAGGAATTTGGCAGCCGGGTCTGGCAGGGCATGGTGCCGGTGGACACCAAGTTCCGCGACGCCAGCCGCGACCATGTACCCCTGCCGGTGCTGATGCCCCACGCCAGGGGTGTGGAGGCCTATCGGCAGCTCCTCGACAGCCTGCTGCCGCTGGAGGTGAGCGTATGAGCCTGATGGACGACTACTTCGCCTCTCTGCTGGCCGATCCTGCCGCCCAGCCGGCCCCCGCACCGGCAGCACCTCAGCCGGCTGTGCCCAAAACGGCGGCGCCTCGACCCCTGGCCGAGCGGCCGGCCCCGGCCAGCGACGACAAAGACAGCCTCAACAAGCTACTGGCCCAGGTCAGGGCTGCCCAGCAGGAACAGCTGGAACAAAAAGTCGAAGCCAAGGTGGAAGCGCCGGGGGCGCCCCAGCCTGTCGCACCGCCGCCGGCGCCCAAGGCGCCGGTCGCCGAACCCAAGGTCGAAGCCCAGGCCCAGGTGGCTGCCGAGCCGGCCCCGGTGGAAGTGCCCCCCAGTCCCGAGCGGGAGGGCAGCTTCCAGGTGCTGCTGTTCGACGTGGCGGGGCTTGAGTTGGCGGTGCCCCTGGATAAACTGGGCGGCATCCACCAGGTTGGGGAAGTGAGCCCGCTCTTTGGCAAGCCGGCCTGGTTCAAGGGCCTGATGTTGCACCGCGAGCAGAAGATGCGGGTGGTGGACACGGCACTTTGGGTAATGCCGGATAAAATAAAGCATCAAGAAAGCAACGAAGATTACCGATATCTGGTGATGTTGCAGGACAGCCCCTGGGGCCTGGCCTGCAACAGCCTGGTGCGTACCGAGCGCCTGGACAGCGAGCAGGTTCGCTGGCGCCAGGGCGGCAGCAAACGCCCCTGGCTGGCGGGCATGGTCAAGGAGCGGATGTGTGCGCTGCTGGACGTGGATGCCCTCCTGGCCATGCTCGACAAGGGCCTGGGTGGTCTGGATCTGGAAGAGAGTAAGGATAAGAGATGAGCAACAAGCAACAGCTTTCCAAAGTGGCGGAAGCCAATGATCAAGTCCTGCAGTGGGTGACCTTCCAGCTGGATAACGAAACCTACGGCATCAACGTGATGCAGGTGCAGGAAGTGCTGCGCTACTCCGACATAGCCCCAGTGCCCGGGGCCCCGGACTATGTGCTCGGCATCATCAACCTGCGCGGCAACGTGGTCACCGTCATCGACACCCGCGCCCGCTTCGGGCTGCCGCCGGCCGAAGTCAGCGACCAGTCCCGCATCGTCATCATCGAAGCGGACAAGGAAGTGATCGGCATACTGGTGGACGCCGTGGCCGAGGTGGTCTACCTCAAGCGCTCCGACATCGAAGTGGCCCCCAACGTCGGCACCGAGGAGAGCGCCAAGTTCATCCAAGGCGTCTCCAACCGCGAGGGCGAACTCCTGATCCTGGTCGATCTCAACAAGATGCTGACCGACGAGGAATGGGAAGAGATCATGAGCCTCTGATGGGGTTGATGAACCTTTTGCAGCTGATTCTGCTGCTCCTGCTGGTGGCCGTGGTGGCGCTGATGTACCGCCGCCAGAACCAGTTGGCCAAGCGCCTGGAGGATGCCGAGCGGGAACTGGCCGAGCGGGGTCAGTTGCTGCACGAAGTGCATTCAGGTGCTCTTGGCATGGGCCAGCGGCTGCTGGCCCTGGCCGCCGACGTCGAGCACCTCCAAGGTGCCCAGGACGAGCTCAAGAGCATAGATCCCGAAGGCAAGCTCTACAGCCGCGCCGCCAAGATGGTGGCCCTTGGGGCTGACGTCGAGGAGCTGATGCGCGAATGTGAGCTGCCAAGGGCCGAGGCCGAACTGCTCTACAATCTCCATAAACGCGCCTGAGGGCGCGTTTTTCTTAGGCCTTGGCGCTGATCCCGCCTTGCGGCGTGCGCCAATAATCCGGCTCCTTGCCCATCAGCAGCCAGGCGTAGGCGATGAGCTCCGCCACTATCTGGTAGAGCTCGGGGGGTATCTCTTCGCCGGCCTCCAGCCGGGCCAGGCTTTGCAGCAGCCCCTCGTCCTCGTGGACCAAGAGCCCCTTTTCGCGGGCCTGGGCCACCAGTCGCCTGGCTTCTTCACCGCTCAGCTTGAAGTCCAGCTTCGGTGGGCTGGAGCCGTCGTAGGAAAGGCCGAGGGCCTGGTCCTTGTTTGCCATCAAGACTCCTTCAAACCAGTTCGTTGATGCCGCCCACCGGCGGCATCAAGCGCTTGGGCACCTTGCCTTGAAAGCTGTGCAGCGCAGGGGTGAGGTTGAGGTCGGCCAGGCGCCTGGCAAGGCGCGGCAAGGTCTCGTCCACCCTGGCCTTGAGGGCCGGGCTGTCTGCGTAGAAACGCAGCTGCTGGACGCCGGCCTTGACCAGCAGCCGCCCGAGGCCGGGTATGGGAAAGAGCAGCGTCAGTACCGGCTCTTCCTCGGCCTTGCCGCCGGCGGGCCGCTTTTTTTTCGGCCAGGCCAGCTCCAGCCAGTCGCTGGCCCAGGGCAGGGGCAGGGCCCAGAAGAGGTTGTCCTGGCTCGATTGCACCTGGGCCTGCTCCAGGCGGCCAAGGCCCTGGTTGAGCAGGGCCTTGGCGTCGTCTGAGAGCAGGCTCAGCCATTTTTGCAGCGCCGGGGGCAGGGGGCTGCCGGCATTGGCCAGGCGCGCCGCCAGGGCTCCCAGCAGCCATTGCCGTACCGCCGGGCTTTTGCCCTCGGCCGGCAGCAGCAGGCTGGTCAGCAGCTGCGGCAGCTTCTCCAGGGCCAGCTCCGGCAACAGCTTGGCGAGGGCCGCCCCGTCCGGGCTTGGCAGTGTCAGGCCTATGGCCAGCCTGGCTCCTTCGGCAGAGAGTGGGGCTTGGGCCGCCAAGGGGAGGGTCAGCCTGGGCTGGCCTGTGGCCTTGGCGCTCTCCGAGGGAGCGGCCGGAGGCGGCGTCGTGGGGGGGGCTATCTTCAATGCTGGTCCTCGGCTAGCCAGTCTTGAGCATTATGGTATCATCCTAAGAACCTTATCAGTCAGGCCATCATGGATGACCTATCCCCTTCTTGCTGCTGACAATTTATGTTGCATCCGAGAGGAGCGCTGCCTGTTCGAAGGCCTGAGTTTCTCCTTGGAGCCAGGCCAGCTGGTGCAGTTGGAAGGGCGCAACGGCGCCGGCAAAAGCAGCCTGCTGGCGCTTCTGGCGGGCCTCGCCAGGCCTGATGCCGGCCAGGTGTACTACCTGGGCCAGCCCATAGAGGCGGTGCGCCAGGCTTATCATCAGGATCTGCTGTTCATCGGCCACCAGGGCGGCATCAACCCTGTGCTGAGCCCCCTCGAAAACCTTGCCTTCTACGCCAAGGTGCTGCCGGCCCATCCGGTGGACCCCTGGGAGCTGCTGGACAGGGTAGGGCTCTTCGGCTTCGAAGAGCAGCCCGTGGGCCAGCTCTCCGCCGGCCAGCAGCGGCGGGTGGCCTTGGCCCGGCTCTGGCAGAGCAAGGCCAGGCTCTGGTTGCTGGACGAACCCATGACGGCGGTGGACAAGAAGGGTGTCCAGGCCCTGGAAGCGCAACTTGAGGCCCATTGCCAGGGCGGCGGCGCCGTCATCTTCACCACCCACCAGCCCCTGGGGCTCTCGTTGAGCCACTGCCTTAAGCTGGAGGCGGCGTGAGGACGGCTTTTACCAGCATCCTCAAGCGCGACCTGCAGGTCGCTTTTCGCCGCCGGGCCGAGGTGCTCAATCCCCTTGTTTTCTACCTGCTGGTCATCACCCTCTTTCCCCTGGGCCTGGGGCCAGAGCCGCAGCTGCTGGCCCGCCTGGCGCCCGGCATCCTCTGGGTGGCGGTGTTGCTGTCGGCGCTGCTGTCCTTCGAGCGGCTGTTCAAGGACGATCTGGCGGACGGCTCCCTGCCGCAGTTGATGCTGTTGCCGCTACCCCTGCCGCTGGTGGCGTTGGCCAAGGTCTGTGCCCACTGGCTGTTGACGGCCTTGCCGCTGCTGGTGCTGTCGCCCCTGGCGGCGGTGCTGCTGCACCTGGACGGGGCCGGCTGGTGGGCGCTGCTGCTGACGTTGCTGCTGGGCAGCCCGGCCCTGAGCCTGGTGGGGGCCGTGGGCGTGGCCCTGACGGTGGGGCTAAAAAGGGGCGGTATCCTTTTGAGTTTGCTGGTATTACCCCTGTATATTCCCATATTGATATTCGCGGTCGGCGCCATGGAGGCGGCCGGCCTTGGCCTTGGCTACCAAGGGCAGCTGGCGCTGCTGGGCGCCATCAGCATGGCGGCTTTGACCCTCTGTCCCTTTGCCATAGCGGCGGCGCTGCGGGTCAGCCTGGATTGAAGGAGTAGGGAGCATGTGGAGCTGGTTACACCCTTACGCCAAGCCGGAAAAGGCCTACGGGCTCTGCCGGCGCCTGCAGCCCTGGCTGTTGTGGCCGGCCCTGGCGCTGCTGGTGCTGGGGTCGGTTTGGGGCCTTGCCTTCGTCCCCCCCGATTACCAGCAGGGGGACAGCTTTCGCATCATCTACCTCCATGTGCCCACCGCCATGCTGGGCATGGGGGGCTACCTGGCCATGGCCATAGCGGCCCTGGTGGGGCTGGTCTGGCAACAGCGCCTGGCCGAGCTGGCCATACAGGCGGTAGCGCCTGTGGGGGCCGTCTTCACCTTCCTGTCGCTCTTCACCGGCGCCGTCTGGGGCAAACCCACCTGGGGTACCTGGTGGGAATGGGACGCACGCCTGACGTCCCAGTTGATCCTCTTGTTCCTCTACCTGGGGGTGATGGCCCTCTATGGCGCCATCAGCGACAAGCGCACCGCCGGCCGCGCCGCCGGCCTGCTGGCCCTGGTGGGGGTAGTCAACCTGCCCATCATCCATTACTCGGTGCAGTGGTGGAACACCCTGCACCAGGGCTCTACCATCAGCCGCCTGGACCCGACCATAGATCCCAGCATGATCTGGCCGCTGCTGGTCAACCTGGCCGGCTTTGCCCTGCTGCTGGGGGCATTGTCCCTCAAGCGCATGGCCACCCTGCTCCTGGCCCAGGAGTCGCGGCGGCCCTGGGTCATCAAGATGCTGGAGGCCAGGCATGTACTTTAAGGATTGGCACGCTTTCCTGGCCATGGGCGGCCACGGTGTCTACGTTTGGCTGGCCTACGGTGTCTCTTTGCTGAGCCTGTTGGGTCTGGTCTGGTACCTGTGGCGGGCCGAAAAATCCTTCTGGCAGAGCCTGGACAAGCGCGAAGCCAGGGCAAGGCGCCGGGCCCAGCGCAGCATGGAGGAGGTCATCGATGAACCCGCGTCGTAAGGCCAGGCTGGCGATAGTGCTGGCCATAGGGCTGGGGCTCAGCGCCACTGTCGGCCTGGTGCTCTACGCCCTTGGCCAGAACATCGATCTCTTCTACACCCCGGTGGAGATGCACCACGGCAAGGATGGCGTGTTACCCCAGGCCGGCCAGCGGCTGCGTATCGGCGGCCTGGTGGTGCCCGGCACTGTGACGCGTGACGCCAAAAGCCTGGCGGTGAGCTTCGATCTTACCGACAACAGCGGCGAGCGGGTCAGGGTCAGCTATGTGGGGATATTGCCGGATCTCTTCCGGGAGGGGCAGGGCATAGTGGCCCAGGGCCGCCTCCAGGCCGACGGCACTGTCCAGGCATCCGAAGTGCTGGCCAAGCACGACGAGAAATACATGCCGCCCGAAGTGGCGGGTGCCGCCAAGGCCCAGCATGAGCGAGGCGTCAATGGTTCCTGAGCTGGGGCATTTCGCCCTTATCGTCGCCTTCTTCCTGGCGCTGCAGGCTTCCTTCTATCCCCTCTGGGGCGCCCACAGGGGTGATGAGCGGCTGATGGCCCTGGCCAGGCCCCTGGCCTTCGGCCAGCTGCTGTTCGTGGCCCTCAGCTTCGGGGCCCTGGTCCATGCCTTCGTGGTCAACGATTTCAGCCTGGTCTATGTGGCGGCCCACTCCAACAGTAAGCTGCCCCTGCCTTACCGTATCAGCGCCACCTGGGGGGCCCATGAAGGCTCCTTGCTGCTCTGGGTGTTGATCCTGACCGGCTGGGGCGCGGCCGTGGCGCTCTTTTCCCGGGCCCTGCCGCAACCGGCAGTGGCCAGGGTGCTGGCGGTGATGGGCATGATAGGGGCCGGCTTCCTGGCCTTCATCCTCTTCACCTCCAATCCTTTCGAGCTGGGCTTGCCCTATTACCCGGTGGACGGCGCCGACCTCAATCCGCTGCTGCAGGACCCTGGCCTGGTGGTGCATCCGCCCATGCTCTACATGGGCTATGTGGGCTTCTCGGTGGCCTTCGCCTTTGCCATAGCGGCGCTGCTCTCCGGCAAGCTGGATACGGCCTGGGCCCGCTGGTCAAGGCCCTGGACGGCGGCGGCCTGGCTGTTCCTGACCATCGGCATCACCCTCGGCTCCTGGTGGGCCTACTACGAGCTCGGTTGGGGTGGCTGGTGGTTCTGGGATCCGGTGGAAAACGCCTCCTTCATGCCCTGGCTGGCCGGTACCGCCTTGATGCACTCCCTGGCGGTGAGCGAGAAGCGCGGCGTCTTCAAGGCCTGGACAGTGCTGCTGGCCATTGCGGCCTTTTCCCTCAGCCTGCTGGGTACCTTCCTGGTGCGCTCCGGTGTCCTGGTGTCTGTCCATGCCTTCGCCTCGGATCCGGCTCGCGGCCTCTTCATCCTGGCCTTCCTGGTGCTGGTCATCGGCGGCAGCCTGGGCCTTTATGCCTTGCGGGCCGGCCGGGTGAAGAGCCAGGGCAGCTTCGAACTTTTGAGCCGCGAGACCTTGCTGCTGGGCAATAACGTCTTCTTGACCACCGCCTGCCTGGTGGTGGTGCTGGGCACCCTGATGCCGCTGGTGCACCGGGAGCTGGGTCTGGGCGCCATCTCGGTGGGCGCCCCCTTCTTCAACAGCCTCTTCACCTGGCTCTTCGTGCCCTTCGCCTTCGCCATGGGGGCAGGTCCCCTGGCCAGGTGGAAGCGGGAGCCTGCAGCGGCCCTCTTGAAACGCTTGAGCCTGGCCTTTGCCCTCAGCCTGGTGCTGGGTGTCAGCCTGCCACTGCTGCTGGCGGACAAGGCCCAAGGCTACGCCATGCTGGGCCTGGCCTTGGCGGCCTTCATCCTCATCACCAGCGTACTGGAGGTGCAGCTGCGGGTGGGTAACCGCCACGGCTTCTTCCAGGGGCTGCTGTTGCTGAGCCGCAGCCACTGGGCCATGATCCTCGGCCATCTGGGGCTGGCGGTGACCGTTATCGGCATAGCGCTGACCACCAGCTATTCGGTGGAAAAGGATGTCAGGCTCAAGCCGGGGGAGACCTACGAGCTGGCCGGCTATGGCTTTCATTTCGACAATATCGGCCCTGTCACAGGCCCCAACTACCAGGGCTACGGCGCCCACTTCTCGGTCAGCCACAACGGCAAGGTGGAGGCACAGCTGGATGCCCAGAAACGTTTCTATTCGGTGGCCGGCTCGGTGATGACGGAGGCGGGCATAGATCCAGGTCTCGGGCGTGACCTCTATGTCGCCCTCGGCGAGCAGCTCAAGGATGGCAGCTGGGCGGTGCGGCTGCACGTCAAACCCTTTGTGCGCTGGATCTGGGGGGGCGGTATCATCATGGCCTTTGCCGGCCTCTTGGTGGTGACCGACAGGCGTTATCGATTCAAGAAGCTGCGGGAGGCGGTGGCATGAAAAAGTGGTGGTTGCTGGTGCCCCTGGCATTGTTCCTGGCCCTGGCCTCCTTCTTGCTGCGCGGCCTTTTTTCCGACCCCCGCACCCTGGATTCGGTGCTGGTGGGAAAGCCGGTGCCGGCTTTTACCATGGTCGATCTCTTCGAGCCGGCCAAGCATTATGACGCCGCCCTGTTGGCCGACGGCAAGCCGGTGCTGCTCAACGTCTGGGCCACCTGGTGCCCCACCTGCTATGCCGAGCACCAGTACCTGAACAGCCTGGCCCGTGAGGGGGTGCGTATCGTCGGCCTCAACTACAAGGACGAGCGGGACAAGGCCATGGCCTGGCTCAGCAAGCTGGGCAATCCCTATGCCGTGACCCTTTTCGACCCAGACGGTATGCTGGGCCTGGATTTGGGCGTCTACGGCGCCCCTGAGACTTTCCTTATCGACGGGCAGGGCATCATCCGCTACCGCCACGTCGGTGACGTCAACGAGCGGGTCTGGAACGAGACCTTGAAGCCACTCTACAACGGACTGAAGCCATGATCCGAAAGCTGCTGTTTATCCTGCTGTTGCCAGCCGCCTTCCTGTCCATGACCGCCCATTGTGCGGTGGATGCCTACACCTTTGACGATCCGGCAAAAGAGGCCCAGTTCAACCAGCTCATCAAGGAGCTGCGTTGCCCCAAATGCCAGAACCAGGACATTGCCGACTCTGA
This region includes:
- a CDS encoding chemotaxis protein CheA; translated protein: MSFELDEDILQDFLVEAGEILELLSEQLVELEKRPQDSDLLNAIFRGFHTVKGGAGFLGLSNLVDVCHGAENVFDLLRNGQRHVNAELMDVVLAALDTINEMFALIQERIIPGPADETLLAGLHRLCEEEQAQASAPAAAVEAPAEPEAMPVDPSEVSSGGIDEITDAEFEALLDELHGSSKGPSSAEAAPATPAAEAPSSAPSSDEITDDEFEALLDQLHGKGQFGGAVDDKATEAPAEAPKAEDKATAAKGGGDLINDDEFEALLDQLHGKGKGPSVDTPAPARADKAPAPVAKADTPAPAGVASPPPETTVRVDTKKLDEIMNMVGELVLVRNRLLSIGLNADDDELSKAVANLDVVTGDLQGAVMQTRMQPIKKVFGRFPRVVRDLARSLKKDINLELVGEETDLDKNLVEALADPLVHLVRNAVDHGIEMPDARASSGKPRNGTIVLSASQEGDHILLSITDDGAGMDPEKLKAIAIERGVLDQDAAARMSDEEAYNLIFAPGFSTKKEISDISGRGVGMDVVKTKISQLNGSIHIDSAKGEGTRLTIKVPLTLAILPTLMVLVGKQTFAFPLATVNEIFHLDLSNTNVVDGQLTVIVRDKAIPLFYLDSWLVRGSLRERRKGQGHVVIIQQGSMQVGFVVDGLIGQEEVVIKPLGQMLQGTPGMAGATITSDGGIALILDVPALLKRYARKM
- a CDS encoding protein-glutamate methylesterase/protein-glutamine glutaminase — translated: MPIRVLVVDDSSFFRRRVSEILTSDRDIEVIDTAINGKDAVEKAKALRPDVITMDIEMPVMDGISAVREIMLANPTPILMFSSLTHDGAKATLDALDAGALDFLPKRFEDIARDRNDAVATLLTRVKTLANRRGLSLIKARQLRSATPTIAKPEPAPLPVRSAGEREAPAPRRRRTAPYKLLAIGCSTGGPVALQQILTRLPANFPLPIVLIQHMPGTFTTAFAQRLDGLCQIKVKEAENGDRLQAGVAYLAPGGKQMLVEGAPSAMRLKVMEGPASLVYKPSVDITFASAAKVTGDVLSVILTGMGADGRDGARLLKAQGATLFAQDEASCVVYGMPQAVTAAGLSDESISLERIAGRILAEIGHG
- a CDS encoding flagellar motor protein; protein product: MDRLALPAVLLGLGVILLALWLEGGQLASLLNGPALLIVVGGSLVATLAQCPWGRFQRWLTLCRWLASPPRQDLDGLSDNLQFWSQQCRNQGLLALEEVSDDYPDPFVRKGLQLLVDGAPPEQLRDLLESDLYLQQDGDYKAADIFQMMGGYAPTMGILGAVLGLIQAMGQLTNPEALGSGIATAFVATIYGVAFANLIFLPLGGRLHAIIDARSRYQEAAIVGLMSLGLGEHPAKVAMKLQSYQDH
- a CDS encoding flagellar motor protein MotB — encoded protein: MYRYRRQHRVSHKEHSHRWLVSYADYMTLMFALFVVLYAFVLLEKDEYREVVSNLEQAIKKVARPYPKDGAPKEALQGNTGGQAMLPDGAGLLDGGEKLKEEGKGRQAADDGLLAEAPRQQLGVPLPDLAKKLETALDGNQALAGAKLKLGERWLTLELPDSLLFSQASATLQKPARDLLSSLAPALKGANNYIRVRGYTDSAPISDALFPSNWELSASRAAAVLRELVALGVEAPRLALEGYGAFGQEDGLGQAERRRVVLALSVYGWQKPRPQAKVTKAKAGEPEIKEISLPGGGIRITTRPDN
- a CDS encoding ParA family protein translates to MNIWTVANQKGGVGKTTTTVTLGALLAARGEPVLLIDMDPHASLTSYFGKTPEELQATLFDLLSAQQLTPALIDKATVEVGQNLFMWPAAMELATLDRQLGSREGLGLLLKQLLGKLDGLYAHVLIDCPPVLGVLMVNALAACQRVLVPVQTEFLAIKGLERMLRTLSMMEKSLKGERLVSIIPTMFDKRTRASLDALQELHQEFGSRVWQGMVPVDTKFRDASRDHVPLPVLMPHARGVEAYRQLLDSLLPLEVSV